From Candidatus Manganitrophus morganii, the proteins below share one genomic window:
- a CDS encoding MerR family DNA-binding protein — MELLSLRVDRHTTCSDVKQRAEAKIYDIEVKIADLRKMKQALVKVTNACSGRGPTRECPILEAMNED; from the coding sequence TTGGAACTCCTCTCTTTGCGAGTCGATCGGCATACGACCTGCAGTGATGTCAAACAACGGGCCGAAGCCAAAATTTACGACATCGAGGTAAAGATCGCCGACTTGAGAAAAATGAAACAGGCCCTTGTCAAAGTAACCAACGCTTGCAGCGGGCGCGGTCCAACCAGAGAATGCCCCATCTTGGAAGCAATGAACGAAGATTGA
- the merA gene encoding mercury(II) reductase, producing MRQFDLVILGGGSGAFAAAIKARELDKSVALIEGDRLGGTCINRGCVPSKNLLKAGEDFYYHRGAHFPGIRHGEGRFNFEEVMAQKRQVIQREQKSKYADVISHLGITYIPDMGRFVSDQVVEVNGERVAGRKFIVATGAKPAIPPIPGIEAVDVLTSTTALELESPPESMVILGGGYVGLEFAQMYHRFGSRVILLEMKPRILAEQEESISERLTEYLKEEGIGIVTGATVTRVQGRGRMKIITAEIDGKERTFEGEALLVGVGISPNSREIGLERAGVEVTKKGYIQVNEEMRTANENIYAVGDVASKIALETVAASQGSMAAENALTGSHHTFDYLSVPSAVFTRPEVASVGLTERKAEEMGVACSCRGLEFKVIPKANLIHETKGYIKMVIEAKSERVIGVHLLASGAADLIHAAVMAVKFKHTIKEIRSTLFVFPTLSESIKLVAQSFTKDVANLSCCIE from the coding sequence ATGCGGCAGTTTGATCTGGTTATCTTGGGCGGCGGTTCCGGCGCCTTTGCCGCGGCGATCAAGGCGCGGGAGTTGGATAAGTCTGTCGCGCTCATTGAAGGCGATCGATTGGGCGGCACCTGCATCAACCGCGGCTGTGTTCCTTCAAAAAATCTTCTGAAAGCGGGTGAGGACTTCTACTACCACCGGGGCGCTCATTTCCCCGGCATTCGTCATGGAGAGGGCAGATTCAATTTTGAGGAAGTGATGGCGCAGAAGCGCCAGGTCATCCAGAGAGAACAGAAGAGCAAATATGCCGATGTTATTTCCCATCTCGGCATCACTTACATTCCTGATATGGGGCGATTTGTGTCAGACCAAGTAGTGGAGGTCAATGGCGAACGGGTCGCCGGCAGGAAATTTATTGTTGCCACCGGGGCCAAGCCTGCGATTCCGCCGATTCCGGGGATCGAAGCGGTTGATGTCTTGACGAGCACGACGGCACTCGAACTCGAATCGCCTCCCGAATCGATGGTCATTCTGGGGGGCGGCTATGTCGGATTGGAGTTTGCCCAGATGTATCACCGCTTCGGCTCGCGTGTCATTCTTCTGGAGATGAAGCCCCGCATCCTGGCGGAGCAGGAAGAGTCGATTTCCGAGCGGCTCACCGAGTACCTGAAAGAAGAGGGGATCGGCATCGTCACCGGAGCAACTGTGACCCGGGTGCAAGGCCGTGGCAGGATGAAGATCATCACCGCAGAGATCGATGGGAAAGAGAGAACCTTTGAAGGGGAAGCGCTGCTGGTCGGCGTCGGGATCTCCCCCAATAGCAGAGAGATCGGATTGGAGAGAGCGGGTGTGGAGGTCACTAAAAAAGGGTATATCCAGGTCAATGAAGAGATGCGGACGGCGAACGAGAACATCTATGCGGTCGGTGATGTGGCCTCAAAAATCGCATTGGAAACGGTGGCGGCCTCGCAAGGAAGCATGGCCGCGGAGAATGCGCTCACCGGAAGCCATCACACATTTGATTATCTCTCCGTCCCGAGCGCGGTCTTCACCCGTCCGGAGGTCGCCTCCGTCGGCCTCACAGAGAGGAAAGCGGAGGAGATGGGCGTCGCCTGTTCCTGCCGGGGATTGGAGTTTAAGGTGATCCCCAAGGCCAATCTGATCCATGAAACCAAAGGCTACATTAAAATGGTGATCGAGGCGAAGAGCGAGCGGGTGATCGGAGTGCATCTTCTCGCATCGGGGGCAGCCGACTTGATTCACGCCGCCGTGATGGCGGTGAAGTTCAAGCATACGATTAAAGAGATTCGCTCTACCCTTTTTGTCTTTCCGACCCTGTCGGAGTCGATCAAGCTGGTGGCCCAATCGTTCACAAAAGATGTGGCCAATCTTTCGTGCTGCATTGAATAG
- a CDS encoding metalloregulator ArsR/SmtB family transcription factor → MIQDELLSAQVGLFSALADPTRLQILELLHQKGPMHVTKIYEALGKPQNLVSHHLNCLRTCGLAEMEKQGRMAIYRVANPEIDRILDWAHKQVIVQAERILSCSLVGKKGHTGKRSGKKYGKK, encoded by the coding sequence ATGATCCAGGATGAACTGCTTTCTGCCCAAGTCGGCCTCTTCTCGGCCTTGGCCGATCCGACGCGGCTTCAGATCTTAGAGTTGCTTCACCAGAAAGGGCCGATGCATGTGACGAAAATCTACGAGGCGCTCGGCAAACCGCAGAATCTCGTCTCCCACCATCTCAATTGTTTGAGAACCTGTGGATTGGCCGAAATGGAGAAACAGGGCCGGATGGCGATCTACCGGGTGGCAAATCCTGAGATCGATCGAATCCTCGATTGGGCGCATAAGCAGGTCATCGTGCAGGCGGAGCGGATCTTATCTTGCAGCTTGGTGGGAAAGAAAGGACACACTGGAAAACGATCCGGAAAAAAATATGGCAAAAAGTGA
- a CDS encoding CusA/CzcA family heavy metal efflux RND transporter, with the protein MLAKIIEYSAKNKFLIFLMIFFLSAWGIWAMRKVPLDAIPDLSDVQVIIYTEWPGRSPDLVEDQITYPIVTSMIAAPKVKNVRGQSMLGFSFVYVIFEDDTDMYWARSRVLEYMQGVSDKLPEGITPRLGPDATGVGWVYEYALVDETGRHDLAELRSFQDWTLRYWLQAVPGVAEVASIGGFVKQYQVNIDPNKLLAYNIPLREVTEKIRMSNNDVGGRVIEQAGLEYMVRGRGYIQSLDDLRSVVLGINQQGTPVRVADVARVSFGPDIRRGVVELDGKGEVVGGIVVMRYGSNALEVIENVKAKLKEITPSLPEGVKIVPVYDRSELIHASIDTLKEELIKLAIVVSVVTAVFLFHLPSAFVAIVTLPVAILISFILMYYLGITSNIMSLGGIAIAIGAMVDSSIVMVENAHKKLEKWEEGGKVGSRTEVIINAAKEVGPALFFALLIISVGFLPIFVLQGQEGRLFQPLAYTKTLAMFFSAFLAITLTPVLMVLFIRGKIRSEAQNPISRFLIAIYDPILRWVLRWPKMMLALTVLLLLSTVPVFFKLGSEFMPPLNEGTILYMPTTLPGISITEATRILKLQDQMLKEIPEVARVFGKIGQAQTPTDPAPLSMTETTITLKPKDQWRPGMTWDKLIAEMDKKLRFPGMPNIWWMPIQTRTEMLATGVRSSVGIKILGANLEEIEKIGRQIEGVIQAVPGTRSAFFERVTGGYYLDFKINRQEAARYGLTVGEIEEVIESAVGGKNISQVIAGRERYPINVRYSREYRDDLEKLKRVLVAAPTGAQIPLAQLAEIGYTEGPPMIKNENGMLSGTVFVDVAGRDLGGFVQEAKKVVAEEVKMPAGYALLWAGQYEYLERAKAQLMYVVPLTLLIVFLLLYLHFKSVPETLIIFLAIPFSLIGATWILYLLGYNMSIAVWVGIIALAGVDAETGIVMILYLDEAFYRRREEGKMATLSDLYAAVMEGAVQRVRPKLMTVSTTMAGLAPILWSTGTGADVMKRIAAPMVGGMASATILELLVLPVIYILWRKSGLMREIEQRPVIEQEVLK; encoded by the coding sequence ATGCTTGCAAAAATCATTGAATACAGCGCAAAAAACAAATTCCTCATCTTTTTGATGATCTTCTTCCTCTCGGCCTGGGGAATCTGGGCGATGCGGAAGGTCCCATTGGATGCCATTCCCGACCTCTCCGATGTCCAGGTGATCATCTATACCGAGTGGCCCGGCCGAAGCCCGGATCTGGTTGAAGATCAGATCACCTATCCGATTGTGACCTCGATGATCGCCGCGCCCAAGGTGAAGAATGTCCGGGGGCAGTCGATGCTCGGCTTCTCCTTCGTCTATGTCATTTTCGAGGACGACACCGACATGTACTGGGCGCGAAGCCGGGTGCTGGAGTATATGCAGGGGGTCTCCGACAAGCTGCCGGAAGGGATCACGCCGCGGTTGGGCCCTGACGCCACCGGCGTCGGCTGGGTCTATGAATATGCGCTGGTGGATGAGACGGGCCGGCATGACCTTGCGGAGCTTCGCTCTTTTCAGGACTGGACCCTTCGCTACTGGCTCCAGGCGGTCCCCGGCGTCGCCGAGGTCGCTTCGATCGGCGGGTTTGTGAAGCAATATCAGGTGAACATCGACCCGAATAAACTCCTGGCCTACAACATCCCCCTTCGCGAGGTGACCGAAAAAATCCGGATGAGCAACAACGATGTGGGGGGGCGGGTGATCGAACAGGCCGGCCTGGAATATATGGTCCGCGGCCGGGGATATATTCAGTCCCTCGACGACCTCAGAAGCGTGGTGCTTGGGATCAATCAGCAAGGCACCCCCGTTCGCGTGGCCGACGTGGCGCGCGTAAGCTTCGGCCCCGACATCCGCAGAGGGGTGGTCGAATTGGATGGAAAAGGAGAGGTGGTCGGCGGGATCGTCGTGATGCGCTATGGCTCAAACGCCCTGGAGGTGATCGAGAATGTAAAGGCGAAGCTCAAGGAGATCACGCCTTCCCTGCCGGAGGGTGTGAAAATTGTCCCGGTGTATGACCGCTCGGAGCTGATCCACGCCTCGATTGATACCTTGAAGGAAGAATTGATCAAGCTGGCGATTGTGGTGAGTGTGGTCACCGCGGTCTTCCTCTTCCATCTTCCGAGCGCCTTTGTCGCGATCGTTACCCTGCCGGTGGCGATCCTGATCTCTTTTATTTTGATGTATTACCTCGGGATCACGTCGAATATCATGTCGCTCGGCGGGATCGCGATTGCGATCGGGGCGATGGTCGACTCTTCGATTGTGATGGTGGAGAATGCCCATAAGAAGCTGGAGAAATGGGAAGAGGGAGGGAAAGTCGGAAGCCGAACGGAGGTCATCATCAACGCCGCCAAAGAGGTCGGGCCGGCCCTTTTCTTTGCCCTGCTGATCATCTCAGTCGGCTTTCTGCCGATCTTCGTCTTGCAGGGGCAGGAGGGAAGGCTCTTTCAGCCGCTCGCCTACACCAAGACGCTGGCGATGTTCTTCTCTGCCTTCCTGGCTATCACCCTCACGCCGGTTCTCATGGTGCTGTTTATTCGAGGAAAGATCCGGTCGGAGGCGCAAAATCCGATCAGTCGGTTTCTGATCGCAATTTATGATCCGATCCTTCGATGGGTTCTCCGGTGGCCGAAGATGATGCTGGCGCTGACGGTATTGCTCCTTCTCTCGACCGTCCCGGTCTTTTTCAAGCTGGGGTCGGAATTTATGCCCCCTTTAAATGAAGGGACGATCCTCTACATGCCGACCACCCTGCCCGGTATCTCGATCACCGAAGCGACGCGGATCTTGAAACTTCAAGATCAAATGCTCAAAGAAATTCCGGAGGTGGCGCGGGTCTTCGGCAAGATCGGCCAGGCGCAGACCCCGACCGACCCCGCCCCCCTTTCGATGACCGAGACCACCATCACCCTAAAACCGAAAGATCAGTGGCGGCCCGGGATGACCTGGGATAAGCTGATCGCCGAAATGGACAAGAAACTCCGGTTTCCGGGGATGCCGAACATCTGGTGGATGCCGATCCAGACGAGAACCGAAATGCTGGCGACCGGCGTCCGAAGCAGCGTCGGGATCAAGATCCTCGGAGCAAACCTGGAAGAGATCGAAAAAATCGGCCGCCAGATCGAAGGGGTGATACAAGCAGTCCCCGGAACGCGCTCCGCTTTCTTCGAACGGGTCACCGGCGGTTATTACCTTGACTTTAAAATCAATCGCCAAGAGGCCGCTCGATACGGGCTCACTGTGGGGGAGATCGAAGAGGTGATCGAGTCGGCCGTCGGCGGCAAAAATATCTCACAGGTGATCGCAGGCCGCGAGCGCTATCCGATCAATGTCCGCTATTCCAGAGAATACCGGGATGATTTGGAGAAGCTCAAGCGGGTCTTGGTCGCCGCCCCGACCGGCGCGCAGATTCCGCTGGCCCAATTGGCCGAGATCGGGTATACGGAAGGGCCGCCGATGATCAAAAATGAAAACGGAATGCTCTCCGGCACGGTCTTTGTCGATGTGGCCGGGAGAGACCTTGGCGGTTTTGTTCAAGAAGCGAAAAAAGTGGTTGCGGAGGAGGTCAAGATGCCGGCGGGGTATGCGCTTCTCTGGGCCGGACAGTACGAGTATTTGGAGCGCGCCAAAGCGCAGTTAATGTATGTCGTCCCGTTGACCCTTCTCATCGTCTTTTTGCTCCTCTACCTCCACTTTAAGTCGGTCCCGGAAACCCTGATTATCTTCCTGGCGATCCCTTTTTCGCTCATCGGCGCGACCTGGATCCTTTATCTGCTCGGATATAACATGAGCATCGCCGTCTGGGTCGGGATCATTGCGCTCGCGGGTGTCGATGCAGAAACGGGCATCGTCATGATCCTCTACCTGGACGAGGCCTTTTATCGAAGAAGGGAGGAAGGGAAGATGGCCACCCTCTCCGATCTTTACGCGGCGGTGATGGAAGGGGCGGTGCAGCGGGTCCGACCGAAGCTGATGACCGTTTCAACCACCATGGCCGGCCTGGCCCCGATCCTCTGGAGCACCGGGACCGGCGCGGATGTCATGAAGCGGATTGCAGCGCCGATGGTCGGCGGCATGGCCAGCGCCACAATTCTGGAGCTTTTGGTCCTTCCGGTCATCTATATTCTTTGGAGGAAATCGGGCCTCATGAGAGAGATTGAACAGAGGCCGGTGATCGAGCAGGAAGTCTTGAAGTAA
- a CDS encoding efflux RND transporter periplasmic adaptor subunit, giving the protein MKKLQKIGITAKIAFLLVMIVVGAFFTLRMTHNQAMGVTEQGGSLDVTEQAMQEQGGTLDAMEGMEGMNMGTNETGQAMAMLTPQKKQLIGVKIAQVQEKEAEKVIRTVGRVAYDERKLAHINLRIDGWIQDLFVNFTGQEVKKGEPLFTLYSPDLLSTQQEYLLAIRSQEKFAASPIADVRETGETLVSSARERLLLWEITEKQIQELEKRGKPQTYMTIYAPINGVVTKREGTKGMRVTPGMTLYEIADISTVWVFADVYEYELSYIKIGQEADIMVDAYPGETFKGKVTFIDPFLNPQTRTVRVRLELPNPGFKLKPEMFAQVMLKSPVGKGLVIPESAILDSGLRQIVFVDKGMEMYAPREIKARRLDGDYLVLEGLTAGERIVTSANFLIDAESKLMSSANMMGALGMAGIKMEQAQMGEMDMKGMEGMKGEKAPTGPQTRKAGGLTLTLSTEPAPPKDGENLLRLKVVDASGKSIENAKVIFSYTMPMPGMKAVKAPASFKNGQYEGKAKFGMAGTWEVTAIVTPPGKPEVQEKFTLEAGGGEMEGMEGMPGM; this is encoded by the coding sequence ATGAAAAAGTTACAAAAAATTGGGATAACAGCGAAGATCGCTTTCTTGCTCGTCATGATCGTGGTTGGGGCTTTCTTCACCTTGCGCATGACCCACAATCAAGCAATGGGGGTCACTGAACAGGGTGGATCACTGGATGTCACAGAGCAGGCGATGCAGGAGCAGGGTGGGACACTGGATGCCATGGAAGGAATGGAAGGGATGAACATGGGAACCAATGAGACCGGCCAGGCGATGGCGATGCTGACCCCTCAAAAAAAGCAGTTGATCGGGGTCAAAATCGCCCAGGTCCAGGAGAAAGAGGCGGAGAAGGTCATTCGGACTGTCGGCAGGGTGGCTTACGATGAGCGGAAGCTCGCCCATATCAATCTCAGGATCGATGGCTGGATCCAGGACCTCTTTGTCAACTTCACCGGTCAGGAGGTGAAAAAGGGAGAGCCGCTCTTCACACTCTACTCCCCTGATTTGCTCTCCACACAGCAGGAGTATCTGCTGGCCATCAGGAGTCAGGAGAAATTTGCCGCAAGCCCGATCGCCGATGTCCGGGAGACCGGAGAGACTTTGGTCTCTTCGGCCCGAGAAAGGCTCCTTTTATGGGAGATTACCGAAAAACAGATTCAGGAGCTTGAGAAGCGAGGAAAACCCCAGACCTATATGACCATCTATGCGCCGATCAACGGTGTCGTGACCAAAAGGGAGGGAACCAAGGGGATGCGCGTGACCCCTGGGATGACCCTTTACGAAATTGCCGACATCTCGACGGTTTGGGTCTTTGCCGATGTCTATGAATACGAGCTCTCCTACATCAAGATAGGGCAGGAGGCCGATATCATGGTCGACGCCTATCCTGGAGAGACATTTAAAGGAAAGGTCACCTTTATCGATCCCTTTTTAAACCCCCAAACCCGAACGGTTCGTGTCCGGCTGGAACTGCCGAACCCCGGTTTTAAGTTGAAACCGGAAATGTTTGCCCAGGTGATGTTGAAGTCTCCTGTGGGGAAGGGACTCGTGATTCCCGAGTCGGCGATCCTCGATTCCGGTCTGCGCCAGATCGTCTTTGTCGATAAAGGGATGGAGATGTATGCGCCCCGCGAGATCAAGGCGCGCCGCCTTGACGGCGACTATCTGGTTTTAGAAGGGCTCACGGCGGGAGAGCGGATTGTCACCTCGGCCAATTTCCTGATCGATGCCGAAAGCAAATTGATGTCCTCCGCCAATATGATGGGGGCGCTCGGGATGGCCGGCATCAAGATGGAGCAGGCCCAGATGGGTGAAATGGACATGAAAGGGATGGAAGGAATGAAGGGGGAGAAAGCTCCCACAGGACCCCAAACCAGGAAGGCCGGCGGTCTCACCCTGACCCTGTCGACGGAACCGGCCCCTCCGAAAGACGGGGAGAACCTCCTTCGGTTGAAAGTGGTCGATGCCTCCGGAAAATCGATTGAGAACGCCAAGGTCATCTTTTCTTACACCATGCCGATGCCGGGGATGAAGGCGGTCAAAGCGCCGGCCTCCTTTAAGAACGGCCAATATGAAGGTAAAGCCAAGTTCGGCATGGCCGGGACGTGGGAGGTGACCGCGATCGTGACCCCGCCCGGAAAGCCGGAGGTCCAGGAAAAATTCACCCTGGAGGCCGGCGGAGGCGAGATGGAAGGAATGGAGGGAATGCCTGGGATGTGA
- a CDS encoding TolC family protein, which yields MKRLLLSFIFLIGTVGAPIGAFGAKEESFETLSLEEVLQQVAERNPEISAARRQVDAAEERIPQARAFDDPQVGLMQWSIPSNFNVFDPNETWYIVSQNVPFFGKRELRGRFAKLESAMAREDFHGVEKRIIAQAQQAYYDLFFAHKALEIHHEQVELARRFSQIAREKFAVGEVGQQDVIRAQVELLDLSNALITLEQERETAMARLNALLNRPAQSPLGVPQTPTVPFFELPLETLQKAAEEERPENRMQALAIRRGAEAVKLAKRDLFPDFMTEIAYWDVHDGPNRWMATIRINLPWFNKKKYEARVRENEAERMRAQSAYQAAINETQFRVKDLFVRFQTNRRLVKLYEDGILPLAEQSLEAATVGYQTRKNDFLTLVEAQQTLREIELTYFRFLTDVNKNLAELEEVVGSAF from the coding sequence ATGAAACGACTTCTCTTGTCCTTCATTTTTCTCATTGGCACGGTTGGGGCGCCGATCGGCGCTTTTGGCGCCAAAGAGGAATCTTTTGAAACGCTGAGCTTGGAGGAGGTTCTTCAACAAGTTGCCGAAAGGAACCCGGAAATTTCAGCCGCAAGGAGACAGGTGGACGCGGCGGAAGAGCGAATTCCACAGGCCCGCGCCTTCGACGATCCCCAGGTCGGCCTGATGCAGTGGTCGATTCCATCGAACTTTAATGTCTTTGATCCGAATGAAACCTGGTATATCGTCTCTCAAAACGTCCCCTTTTTTGGGAAAAGGGAGCTTCGAGGCAGGTTCGCGAAGCTGGAAAGCGCGATGGCTCGTGAAGATTTTCATGGCGTGGAGAAAAGAATCATTGCCCAGGCCCAGCAGGCCTATTATGATCTCTTTTTCGCGCATAAGGCTTTAGAGATTCATCATGAGCAGGTGGAGCTGGCCCGACGATTCTCTCAAATCGCCCGGGAGAAATTTGCTGTTGGAGAAGTCGGTCAACAGGATGTGATCCGCGCCCAGGTGGAGTTGCTTGATCTCTCGAATGCGTTGATTACCTTGGAGCAAGAGCGGGAGACCGCCATGGCACGCCTCAACGCCCTCTTGAATCGCCCCGCCCAATCTCCGCTCGGCGTGCCACAGACACCCACGGTTCCATTCTTCGAGCTTCCATTGGAGACGCTGCAAAAGGCAGCGGAGGAGGAGCGGCCCGAAAATCGAATGCAGGCCCTGGCGATTCGGCGCGGCGCCGAGGCGGTGAAGCTGGCCAAACGGGACCTCTTTCCGGATTTTATGACAGAGATTGCTTATTGGGATGTCCACGACGGCCCCAACCGATGGATGGCGACGATTCGAATCAATCTCCCCTGGTTCAATAAGAAAAAGTATGAGGCCCGGGTTCGGGAAAACGAGGCGGAGCGAATGCGTGCCCAGTCCGCCTATCAAGCGGCGATCAATGAAACGCAGTTTCGGGTCAAAGATCTTTTTGTCCGGTTTCAGACAAACAGGCGGCTGGTCAAACTCTATGAAGACGGCATTCTACCGCTGGCCGAGCAATCGCTGGAGGCGGCGACCGTCGGATATCAGACGAGAAAGAATGATTTCTTAACGCTGGTTGAGGCGCAGCAAACTCTACGGGAAATCGAGCTCACTTATTTTCGGTTCCTGACGGATGTGAACAAAAACCTGGCCGAGCTGGAAGAGGTGGTTGGAAGCGCGTTTTAA
- a CDS encoding HU family DNA-binding protein — MNKTDLIDVIAKAHAGSGLTRKAVVAIVDDTFAAITKGVKKAGRFSFPGFGTFTVKARAARKGRNPQTGQPIKIKASKSVKFKAAPSLKKGL; from the coding sequence ATGAATAAAACAGATCTTATCGATGTGATTGCGAAAGCCCATGCGGGCAGTGGTCTCACCCGAAAGGCCGTCGTGGCGATTGTGGATGATACCTTTGCGGCGATCACGAAAGGGGTGAAGAAGGCGGGTCGGTTCTCCTTTCCGGGCTTCGGAACCTTTACCGTGAAGGCCCGTGCCGCGCGCAAAGGCAGAAATCCTCAGACCGGGCAGCCGATCAAAATCAAGGCAAGCAAATCGGTGAAGTTTAAAGCCGCGCCGTCACTCAAGAAAGGATTATAA
- a CDS encoding LuxR C-terminal-related transcriptional regulator — protein sequence MPSVLKRATRSDKKIDRGPVVERSITEREKEVLRLAALGYKNKEIAKELGVKVKTVETHRFNIMNKLAFRNISEMIRYAIAKGIAPIEDE from the coding sequence ATGCCGTCGGTATTGAAAAGAGCCACCAGAAGCGATAAAAAGATTGATCGAGGACCGGTCGTAGAAAGAAGCATCACCGAACGCGAGAAGGAGGTGTTGCGGCTTGCTGCGCTCGGTTACAAGAATAAGGAAATCGCCAAAGAGCTGGGTGTTAAGGTAAAGACGGTGGAAACCCACCGCTTCAACATCATGAACAAGCTTGCCTTTCGAAATATCTCGGAAATGATCCGCTACGCAATCGCAAAGGGAATCGCACCCATTGAAGACGAATGA
- a CDS encoding TonB-dependent receptor produces MIKLIMFRWVLVIAAALSFSDQAMASGFAIYDHGAKEQAQGNAVVATVDTPAAVFYNPSRLEVLDGTHAEIGASAGRSVLRFDSDLSGENIELSSTPLVPYAFYSQQISNKISLGAGLYSSMGNRIDYPRSWEGRFLVTSSEFKQINFAVSAGARISDQTSVGLSIGVARSTIELGNQIDLAPFTFPGEGSARLTADGYGAYGILGVHHVFGPRFGIGAVYTTPMKISYDGQATYSVPAPLSPLFPNGGVDTSLKVPQSAVVGAAWRFNPDWVAEVDVQWVDWNELEEQKIEFERTTAVVRDTSIPYRLKSTWTYRVGTLYRISDTSQLWAGYAFDPSASRDEGMSPILPDVDNHIFTVGYGYKKGSWNLDGFLAYNYGAPRKVNNSLPRMPEHRGTYQSQTIGGGVSVTYSF; encoded by the coding sequence ATGATCAAGTTAATAATGTTTCGGTGGGTTTTGGTGATCGCGGCCGCACTTTCTTTTTCTGATCAGGCGATGGCTTCGGGGTTTGCCATCTACGATCATGGCGCAAAGGAACAGGCTCAGGGAAACGCGGTGGTGGCTACGGTCGACACCCCCGCCGCTGTGTTCTATAATCCAAGTCGGCTGGAGGTACTCGACGGGACGCATGCGGAGATCGGCGCCTCGGCCGGGCGATCGGTTCTCCGATTTGACAGCGACCTGAGTGGAGAGAACATCGAACTGTCATCGACACCGCTGGTTCCCTACGCCTTCTATTCCCAGCAGATCAGCAACAAGATCAGTCTGGGAGCGGGTCTATATTCCTCCATGGGCAATCGGATCGACTATCCGAGGAGTTGGGAAGGTCGTTTCCTGGTGACTTCCTCGGAATTTAAACAGATCAATTTCGCTGTTTCAGCCGGCGCAAGGATTTCCGATCAGACCTCAGTCGGTTTAAGCATAGGGGTGGCGCGCTCCACGATTGAGCTGGGGAATCAGATCGACCTGGCCCCTTTCACCTTCCCGGGCGAAGGGTCCGCTCGCCTGACCGCGGACGGATATGGGGCGTACGGTATCTTGGGTGTTCATCATGTTTTCGGGCCCAGATTCGGCATCGGGGCGGTCTATACCACGCCGATGAAAATCTCATATGACGGTCAGGCGACCTACTCCGTGCCCGCTCCGCTGAGCCCACTGTTCCCGAACGGGGGTGTGGACACAAGCTTGAAGGTTCCACAGTCCGCCGTGGTCGGCGCAGCCTGGCGGTTTAATCCTGACTGGGTCGCGGAGGTGGACGTCCAGTGGGTCGATTGGAATGAATTGGAAGAACAGAAAATCGAATTCGAGCGAACGACCGCAGTGGTCCGGGACACGTCGATTCCGTATCGTCTGAAAAGTACATGGACCTATCGTGTCGGTACTTTGTACCGGATCAGCGACACTTCCCAATTGTGGGCGGGGTACGCCTTCGACCCGAGCGCGTCCAGAGATGAAGGAATGAGCCCGATCCTGCCGGATGTGGATAACCATATCTTCACGGTCGGTTATGGATATAAAAAGGGAAGCTGGAATCTCGACGGCTTTTTAGCATATAACTATGGTGCGCCGCGCAAGGTCAACAATTCCTTGCCGCGAATGCCGGAACACCGGGGAACATACCAATCCCAGACCATCGGAGGCGGAGTTTCAGTCACCTATTCATTCTGA